CCTCATGCCAAGCATAGAGGCAGTGAATGAGATCGTCTTCCCTGGAATATCGGGTCACGATAAGGGCATCGCACTCCATCATCTCCTTGATGAAATGATGGATGGCAGAATAGATTGTCTGAAGATCCAGGGTGTAGCTCATGACCTTGTTGGCCTCGTAGAGCATCCTCAATTCACGATTCCTCTTTTCCAGCTCCCTGGTGGCATGAGCTCTGTCGACGACTTGGACAATTGCGTTCTTCAGCTCTCCGAATTGCACGGGCGCCGTTCCACCCTTTTGAATGTAGAAATCAGCTCCCAGATTCAGGGCCTTTATGGCCACTTCCTCTCTGCCTCTACCTGTGAATAGAATGAAAGGCGTGTCATCCCCATTCGACCTGAGCTTCTTGAGGAATTCAATACCATCCAGCTCCGGCATCTGGTAATCGGAGACTATGATATCGAATTGTTCATTTTCCAAAATATCCAAAGCTGTTGGGGCAGAGTCAACCACAATGATATCCAGTCCTCCCATGCTCTCCATATAGTCCTTGGAAAGCTCGAGTAGATTTGGTTCATCATCAACCAGTAGGACTCTAATCATGGTAAATCACCGGAGCAATGGAATGAAGATATCATGGATACTCAATGCTGGTAACCTCATATACCTATCGAGGACGATATCGAGCTTGATAAGATGATCCACCAATCAGCAAACCTATTATTATCAGGTTGACAATGGTGCATCTCTGGGACAAGGATGAACTTAGAGTCGAGGGTCACGCTCAACAACGGCGTCGAAATTCCATTGTTGGGGTTTGGAACTTACAAGGTCGAGCCTGGTGAGGTGACGACCAAAGTCGTAAAGGAGGCCCTCGAGGTGGGTTACCGACACATCGATACTGCCAAGTATTACGGCAACGAGGCGGATGTTGGAAAGGCTATCAATGAGAGCAAGATCCCACGCGATGATGTTTTTATCACCACAAAACTTTGGAACTCCGACCAGGGATATGAAAAGGCCATGGAAGCTTTCGATGAGAGTTTCAATCGCCTAGGCTTGGAATACATTGACCTTTACCTCATCCACTGGCCGGTTCCAGGTAAGTATTTGGAAAGCTGGACTGCACTTGAGGACATACTTCAGAGCGGGAGGGTTCGCGCCATTGGGGTGAGCAACTTCATGGTCCATCATCTTGATGATCTCCTCACAAATTGCTCAATTGACCCTTCGGTGGATCAGGTGGAGTTCCATCCGCATTTGGTCAATCTCGAGCTACTCGAATTCTGCAAAGAGAAAGGTATCCAGATGGAGGCATGGAGCCCGCTAAAGCAGGGGAGCATGCCTTATGATCGGGGCATGGCAGGAATCGGTTGGAGGTATGGAAAGACAGCTTCACAGGCAACCCTGAGATGGGACCTCCAACATGGGGTGATAGCGATACCGAAGTCGATCAAGAAGAATCGAATGATTGAGAACAGTCAGATTTTCGACTTCGAGCTTACTCCGGCTGAGATGCGCACCATAGATTCCATGGATCGGGGGGAGAGGGTCGGTCCAGACCCCGATCGAGTGTGATTCTGAGCCCCCTCATGCTCCAATGTGCAGGAACTCCCTTATGATGAATCCTATCACGAAGGCGATGGCCGCGATTCCAAGGCTGATCGCGAGCATCTCCGAGGCCCTCCTCCGGAACACGATGCCCTTGGCGATCGCCAGCTGATAGTTCAGGATGAGGATGAACACCGTGGCATTTGCTATTACCAGCAGCAGCGATAGGGGTCTGAGGTCCCTCCTCCCAGGAGGCGGCAAGATACTCTGAGCTGGCCAGGGCAAATGCTCCCGCGATGCCGGTTATGAATGCTATGATTCCGATGAGCGCGGGGTTTCCCAGCACCAAGGTTAGGCCCGCGACCTCCCCGGTGATCTCGACGATGCCGTCGTTGAGCCCCCTTACAACCGCACCAGTATATCTCAATCTCCTCTCATCGATCATCTCCAGCAGGGATCTCTCGTGGAAATTCTCGTCCTCGACAAGCTTCTTCGCCTCGGGAATGCTTTTGGTTATGGATTCGTAATTCTCCTGGGCTTTCTCCTCATCTCCCTCCATCCGCTTGATGGCGAAGGTGATCCCGAACAGCCTGTAGCTGAGCAGATAGAGTCAGATCTTCAGTCTGTTGGGCGAGACATCCACTCCCGTGTACTTCTTCCAGAACCGATAGTGCGCCATCTCCTCCTTAGAGATCTGATCGAAAACCCGACTCTTCTCCCGATCCTTGACCGAACTGGCGAGTTTCGCGTAGAAGTGATGCTCGGTGATCTCGTCCCGCTGGGCGTCCATCACCCTCTCCCTGAGCTCCCCGCTAATTTCCTCAGCACGCACGTTACCGGACTGAATTCGGGGTAATATCTATTTATCTGCTTCCCTCGAGAAGCTGAAAGCGCCAAAGGTACTGGCCATATCAGGATGCACGACCAATGAAACCGATTTGAAATGCTGACCCCCATCGTGATGCATGATGCCTCGGAAGGCCGATCCATATCGATCTGGTGGACCTCCAGCCATGCTAGATATCGGGCCGATCCTTTTTCACGTAGTAGAGCGCATCTTCCAGAAAGTCGTACCCCTGGTTCTCGAACAGCTCCCTGGAGGCCAGGTTTGATCTCCATATGAGCGCGCATATGACCTCGATCCCGAGTTCCCTCAATCTCCTCTCCCCCTCCCTGATAAGGGCGGAAGCTATGCCCTTCCTTTGCTTCTCCGGCAGCACTGAGATCCTGTTCAGCCATCCTTTCCGCCCATCATGGGTGCAGAATATCGATCCAACCATCTCACTGTCCATCTCAGCCACCAGGAATATGGCGGTCTCCTTCTCGATCTCGGCGGCTATCCTCTCCCTGGTATCCCTCCCGGTAGGGCGGTGCTCGAGCTCAGACTCCTGCCATAGCCTTATCACCCGTTCATAGTCGTCGATTCTGAACTTCCTGATGGTGATCTCCTTCTCGGTCATGGATCGTTCCGACCAGCGCTTTTTTGGTATTTATATCGAGCGGAGAATGCAAGCTCCTCGGCCCGGAGCCCCTTCCCCTGGAAGGCCTTTTCTGCGGAATCGGGGGCCAGGGAGACATCTTATCGTTACATTCTTTCAATAAAAGATATATGCATCCACCATCGATTTAATATCGGTGAGGCTCAAGAGAAACGCTGGAGGGAGGTACCTAATTCCTCTGGAAGGTGCCCGGGAAGGAGGCTACCTAGGTAGCAAGGGTCTCAATCTTCTGAGGCTCGAACGATTAGGATTCCACGTCCCGAGAACGTTCGTGGTCACCACCGGTGCGTACAGTGACCAGTTGAACTCGAGAGAAGAGGTAATGACCTTCCTGCGCGCCGATATCGAGATGCTTATCGACCAGGGCAAGTCGTATGCGATCAGGTCCTCAGCCAACGTCGAGGACAGACCCGATAGGTCTTTTGCCGGGCAGTTCGAGACAAGGTTGGACGTTTCTGGCACAGACGAGATACTGAGTGCTGTAGGAGATGTTTGGGATTCCGCGACATCCGCTAAGGCGATCGAATATGCAAGAGCCATGGATTCTGATGACCCTGTCGAGATGGCGGTGCTGGTACAGGAATACGTGAAGCCAGAGTACTCAGGTGTCAGCTTCAGTCGCAATCCCGTTACCGGGCTCAACGAGTCCGTGATCGAGGCGGTGGAGGGTAGTGGTGAGAACCTGGTGCAAAGGGGTGAGACCCCGTTCAGATGGGTGAACAGGGCTGGGCATTTCGTGATCGAACCTGAGGAGAGCCCCCTGGACCTGCCCGTGTTGGAGTCGATCATGAAGGGAACCCGGGAGATGGAGACCAGGCAGGGGAACCCCGTGGATGCCGAATGGGTTTTCGATGGCAAGGTCCTGCATTGGGTCCAGATGCGAGAGATAACCGCATTCAGAAGCGTCAACATCTACTCGAACAGGATATCGAAGGAATTCCTACCGGGAATCATCAAACCGCTGGTGTGGTCGGTGAACATACCGTTGGTAAACGGAGCCTGGGTCCGCCTGTTCACCGAGCTGATCGGACCCAACGACATCGATCCGATGACTCTCGCCAAGTCGTTCTATTACAGGGCATACTTCAACATGGGCGCGATCGGGCAGATATTCCAGGCGATGGGATTTCCCAAGGACTCGATAGAGATGCTCATGGGCTTCGAGGACGCGGGAAGGCCGGTTTTCAAGCCCAACCCGAGGACCATCAGACTGATGCCAAGGTGGATGGGTGTCGGGCTGGACAAGATCACTTTCTCCTCAAGGATCGAGGTCATGTACCCTCTCCTCAGGGACTCATATGTCAGCATGGCCTCGAAGGATCTTGAATTGATGACAGAGGGAGAGCTCATCGATGCCGTTGAGAGGCTCTATGAGATCAACCGGGAAATGGCATACTTGAACGTGGTGACACCCCTACTCGCCAATCTATATGCACAGATGTTCAAGGTGCAGTTGAAGAAGAGGAACCTGAACTTCGAGGAACTCGACCTGACAATGGGCCTAGAGGACCTTCACCTGTACGATCCATCAATTCGTCTGAGGTCGATGGGATCCCTCTATCACGAACTGCCTCCCGAGCTCAGGAACGATATCGACAAGAAGGGCTTATCGGCATTGAAGGACAATCAATCCTGTCGAATTCTGAGCGATGAGATCACGAGTTTCATCGAGGATTTCGGTCATTTCAGTGAGAGCGGGAACGACTTCTCATCGGTACCATGGAGGGAGAATCCAGAGGTTGTGCTGAACATGGTCGTCCAGTACGGTAGCGCTGAGGGGAGGCGGGAGGGAAAATCACTGGAGGAACTCGCGGCTGAGCGGCCCGGTCTCATGTTGAGATGGACCTACAAGAGGGCAAGGCAGTTCATGTTCCAGAGGGACAGGATCAGCTCTCTCTTCACCTTCGGCTACGGCCTTTTCCGACCGCTCTTCCTGGAGCTGGGAACCCGTCTGGTGACGCAGGGAGTCCTGATGGAGCCGCACGATGTGTTCTACCTGACCTGGGAGGAGATCCTGACCATCGTACGATCCAAAGGGATCGCCGATCCGATGTCCCTGGTGGATGAGAGAAGATCGGAGATCGAATCACTGAGCAACATCGAGCTGCCCGGGATAATTTTTGGTGACGACCCTCCTCCGGTGATGGAGAGGGAGATTGGCAAGCTGAAGGGCACGCCGACATCTGGAGGCTATTACGAGGGTCCGGTGAGGGTCATAGGGTCCATCAACGAATTCTCGAAGGCGGGGAGAGGGGACGTGCTGGTGATCCCGTTCTCAGATGTTGCATGGACCCCCCTGTTCTCAAGGGCCGGGGCGATAGTGGCCGAGTCCGGAGGTTTTCTCTCCCACAGTTCGATCGTGGCCAGGGAGTACGGGATACCAGCCGTGGTTTCGGTTCCTGGTGCGATGGAGCTTGAGGACGGGACCATAGTGACTGTGGATGGCTATAATGGACTTGTCAGGATCCACGAGAGGTGAGTCAATAGCTTGATACCGTCCCGGGCTCAATATTGAATCAGATCGGGGGAGATAACATGGCAGAGGTTTACTTCGCGGACATGAGGGCAACCAGAAGGAGCAGGAATATCCCAACCAAGATCGGAAAGCTCATGAGGCGGACGGGGATGGAGGATGCTATTGAGAAAGGGGATATGGTGGCCATCAAGACCCATCTGGGCGAGCCGGGGAGCACAAGTTTTCTCAGGCCCCAGTTCCTGGCCAAGGTCGTCGACGTTGTTGAGAGGAAGAAGGGAGTCCCATTCCTCACGGACTCGAATACACTCTACAGGGGAGGGAGATCGAACGCGGTTGACCACTTGAGGGCGGCGACCTTGCACGGATTCACATACCCGGTCGTCAACGCTCCAGTGATCATTGGGGACGGGCTCACGGGAAAGGATGAGGTTCAGGTCGAGATCGGATTGAAACACTTTGAGAGGGTCAGGGTCAGCTCCGCCGCATTCCATGCCGATTCAATCATAGGAGTGGCACATTTCAAGGGACATCAGCTGACGGGATTCGGCGGGGCGATAAAGAACATCGGAATGGGATTCGGATCCCGAAAGGGGAAGCTGGAGATGCATGCAGAGGTGCGACCATCTGTGAAAGAGGATGAATGCAAAGCATGTGGTCAGTGCGCCCGTTTCTGCCCGGTTGATGCCATCAAGATACGGAAGATCGCAGAGATCGACAGATCCAAGTGTATAGGCTGCGGTGAGTGTGTGACCACCTGCCCTTACGAAGCGATGGAACCGGGTGAGATGTCATCCAATGAGGCACTTCAGGAGAAGATCGTTGAGTACTGTGCGGGCATTCTCAAAGGAAAGGAGGACAAGTGCGGCTTTATCAATTTCCTCGTGGAATTCACCCCCCATTGCGACTGTCCACCATGGAGTGATGCTCCCATCGTTCCAGATGTAGGAATATTGGCATCCCGGGACGTGATCGCACTGGATCAGGCGTCGGTCGATTTGATCAACCAGCAGAGAGGGCTCGAAGGGAGCCGATTGAAGAAGGGGAAAGAACCAGGGGAGGACAAGATACGAGCTCTGACAGGGATTGATTGGGAGGTCCAGCTGGAGTACGGAGAGGAGATCGGCCTGGGTGAGAGGTCTTACAG
The genomic region above belongs to Methanomassiliicoccales archaeon and contains:
- a CDS encoding aldo/keto reductase; the encoded protein is MNLESRVTLNNGVEIPLLGFGTYKVEPGEVTTKVVKEALEVGYRHIDTAKYYGNEADVGKAINESKIPRDDVFITTKLWNSDQGYEKAMEAFDESFNRLGLEYIDLYLIHWPVPGKYLESWTALEDILQSGRVRAIGVSNFMVHHLDDLLTNCSIDPSVDQVEFHPHLVNLELLEFCKEKGIQMEAWSPLKQGSMPYDRGMAGIGWRYGKTASQATLRWDLQHGVIAIPKSIKKNRMIENSQIFDFELTPAEMRTIDSMDRGERVGPDPDRV
- a CDS encoding GNAT family N-acetyltransferase; amino-acid sequence: MTEKEITIRKFRIDDYERVIRLWQESELEHRPTGRDTRERIAAEIEKETAIFLVAEMDSEMVGSIFCTHDGRKGWLNRISVLPEKQRKGIASALIREGERRLRELGIEVICALIWRSNLASRELFENQGYDFLEDALYYVKKDRPDI
- a CDS encoding DUF362 domain-containing protein, with product MAEVYFADMRATRRSRNIPTKIGKLMRRTGMEDAIEKGDMVAIKTHLGEPGSTSFLRPQFLAKVVDVVERKKGVPFLTDSNTLYRGGRSNAVDHLRAATLHGFTYPVVNAPVIIGDGLTGKDEVQVEIGLKHFERVRVSSAAFHADSIIGVAHFKGHQLTGFGGAIKNIGMGFGSRKGKLEMHAEVRPSVKEDECKACGQCARFCPVDAIKIRKIAEIDRSKCIGCGECVTTCPYEAMEPGEMSSNEALQEKIVEYCAGILKGKEDKCGFINFLVEFTPHCDCPPWSDAPIVPDVGILASRDVIALDQASVDLINQQRGLEGSRLKKGKEPGEDKIRALTGIDWEVQLEYGEEIGLGERSYRLIKI